A single window of Agromyces aureus DNA harbors:
- a CDS encoding HPP family protein, producing MARLTPARRKQLIVGLVMGIIVGVVISFFTGFWLWLAAGVVMGLATGAIMKPPTE from the coding sequence ATGGCCAGACTCACGCCCGCGCGTCGCAAGCAGCTCATCGTCGGACTCGTCATGGGCATCATCGTCGGCGTCGTGATCAGCTTCTTCACGGGCTTCTGGCTGTGGCTCGCCGCCGGCGTGGTCATGGGCCTCGCGACCGGCGCGATCATGAAGCCGCCGACGGAGTAG